A single window of Channa argus isolate prfri chromosome 12, Channa argus male v1.0, whole genome shotgun sequence DNA harbors:
- the LOC137136909 gene encoding GTPase IMAP family member 7-like, giving the protein MDVPDTRRIVLLGKTGAGKSSLANTIFGEEVFALNHTLNSETKQCQAKTKAINGKKVTLIDNPGFFDPGRSEEDMKPELLKCFTECAPGPHAFLIVLKVEKFTEHEKAVVKQMCEHFSEDALTHATIVFTHGDQLPEEMKIEEYIRESDCVSDLVKKCGGRCHIVDNKYWKNNQQDEYRSNNFQVTMLLNTIEKIVTEKDGGYFTNEKLQAVESEIQKEEERIRRSSVNMPQEDIRHTAKSNVCKKQVEKASWTWKKGFVGLAVITGLLATVTAVLMKVLYYQKQK; this is encoded by the exons ATGGATG TTCCAGACACAAGGAGGATTGTGCTACTGGGGAAAACTGGAGCTGGGAAGAGCAGTTTGGCAAACACCATATTTGGAGAGGAAGTGTTTGCACTCAATCACACTCTCAACTCAGAGACCAAACAATGTCAAGCCAAAACCAAAGCCATCAATGGGAAAAAGGTCACTTTGATCGACAACCCTGGTTTCTTTGACCCAGGCAGGTCTGAGGAGGACATGAAGCCTGAGCTGCTGAAGTGCTTCACAGAGTGTGCTCCTGGGCCTCACGCTTTTCTCATTGTGCTTAAAGTGGAGAAGTTTACAGAGCACGAGAAGGCGGTCGTCAAACAAATGTGTGAGCATTTCTCTGAAGATGCTTTAACACATGCCACCATTGTCTTCACACATGGTGACCAGCTCCCTGAAGAGATGAAAATCGAGGAGTACATCCGTGAAAGTGACTGTGTCAGTGACCTGGTGAAGAAATGCGGCGGCCGGTGTCACATCGTGGACAATAAATATTGGAAAAACAACCAGCAGGATGAATACAGGAGTAACAATTTCCAAGTAACCATGCTGCTCAACACCATAGAGAAGATAGTGACGGAAAAGGATGGAGGGTACTTCACTAATGAAAAGCTCCAAGCAGTGGAGAGTGAAatacagaaagaggaagagcgCATCAGACGGTCTTCAGTAAACATGCCACAGGAAGACATCAGGCACACGGCTAAAAGCAACGTCTGTAAGAAGCAGGTGGAAAAAGCATCATGGACATGGAAAAAGGGTTTTGTGGGTTTGGCAGTCATAACGGGACTGCTTGCAACTGTCACAGCTGTGTTGATGAAAGTTCTGTATTACCAGAAGCAGAAGTAG